The proteins below are encoded in one region of Clostridium pasteurianum DSM 525 = ATCC 6013:
- a CDS encoding acyltransferase codes for MNKIDDLLIQMENIIQKDLNKEGVIHILNILKCSFPFEILDEIQLYGDYLPKNKEIGFSEEKRYLHFLWDALDKSPMCLIANFAIPFRAILANKLFKSCGKNFICEENVRFNVPDNMEIGDNVFINKGTLIDAKGGLIVGNSVGIGEGVTIFTHSHAEHDHSLRTYAPVIIKDYAKIYSNSTILPDTTIGEQSIVAACSLVNKNVAPNSLVAGMPAKHIRDRKTFDNTRDRLGHVWLYNGEFQKEESSQKK; via the coding sequence ATGAACAAAATAGATGATTTACTTATACAAATGGAAAACATCATACAAAAAGATTTAAATAAAGAGGGAGTAATACATATATTAAATATTTTAAAATGTTCTTTTCCCTTTGAAATACTAGATGAAATTCAATTATATGGAGACTATCTACCTAAAAACAAAGAAATAGGTTTTTCAGAAGAAAAGAGATATCTACATTTTTTATGGGATGCATTGGACAAGTCTCCTATGTGTCTTATAGCTAACTTTGCCATTCCATTTAGAGCAATACTAGCAAATAAGCTATTTAAGTCTTGTGGAAAAAATTTTATATGCGAAGAAAATGTTCGTTTCAATGTGCCAGATAATATGGAAATAGGTGACAATGTTTTTATAAATAAAGGAACACTTATAGATGCCAAAGGTGGTTTAATAGTTGGAAACTCAGTAGGAATAGGAGAAGGAGTAACAATATTTACACATTCTCATGCAGAACATGATCATTCACTGAGAACTTATGCCCCTGTTATAATAAAAGATTATGCAAAGATATATTCAAATTCAACTATATTACCAGATACAACAATTGGAGAACAGTCCATAGTTGCAGCTTGTTCTTTAGTAAACAAAAATGTTGCACCAAATTCTTTGGTAGCAGGAATGCCTGCTAAACATATAAGAGATAGAAAGACTTTTGATAATACTAGAGACAGATTGGGACATGTATGGCTTTATAATGGTGAATTCCAAAAAGAGGAGAGCTCTCAAAAGAAATAA